DNA sequence from the Papio anubis isolate 15944 chromosome 7, Panubis1.0, whole genome shotgun sequence genome:
TACTTAACCAAATTGACTTCACACTGGAAAATTCTAGTGCCTGAGTTTTATAGGGTAGAagaaagacatggagtcaagTGGCCAACACTTCATGTGAAGATAAGCAATGAGCTCCTTCTTGCTGTCTTTCTTTTGACTGTTCTGGGCAATATCAAATTAGTTTCAGTGGTTTGATTATAGGCCAAATTGTAGTCTTACCTTGTTTTCCTCAATCTCactggatctctctctcttttttccccccttaggCTGAGGGTAAAAAGCTGGGATTGGTAGGCTGGGTCCAGAACACTGACCGGGGCACAGTGCAAGGACAATTGCAAGGTCCCATCTCCAAGGTGCGTCATATGCAGGAATGGCTTGAAACAAGAGGAAGTCCCAAATCACACATCGACAAAGCAAACTTCAGCAATGAGAAAGTCATCTTAAAGTTGGATTACTCAGACTTCCAAATTGTAAAATAATGGCCTgaatttaagttttgtttttggttgatttggtttggtttttattgttAATAGAGATAGAACTATTGTGTGTTAATATTAGCATTAGTCAATAAGTTATTTTAATGTCAGATATTTGAATGTTATTATATATTACCTGTATGATGGAAGGATTATTACTGTACACAAATCTAATCAATAAAAACATTAGAACCTTCTGCTTAGAGTACTTTTGAAAAATCTTCAGTGAACTTCCTTTTGGGCGAAATAAGAAgtatttattcagtaaacatttgtgggAAGAGGATTTTGAGGTAATTTAAAgaagtctgaaagaaaaaaagttatgttaCTTAGTCATTTCTTTAAATGGTTTCTATGAAATGTTCTTCAAGAAATTGCATGCCTAATAAGAACAAATACCACAAGTTCAATTTGTTAGCTCTGTTCATATGATGTTTGGATGAATTACTTCtgctgttgtttcttttctctgggtAAGGAATTCACATAAAGTTATGTTACGGGCTGAACTGTGtcccaccaaattcatatgttaaagtcccagtccccagtacctcagaaagTGACTGTATTGGGACAcagagcctttaaagaggtaattaaggttgaATGAGGCTGTGAGGGTGGGCCCTACTCCAGtctgactggtgttcttataagagaaCATATTGGACATAGACACACGTGTGCAAAAATGAAAGACCctgtgaaaatggccatctacaagccaaggagaggcctcagaagaaatcgttgctgccaacaccttgatctcagacttctagtctCTAGACCTGAGAGGAAATAGACTGCTGCTGCTTAAGTTACTCAGtctgaggtattttgttatggcagccctagctaTAGTAATAATCATAAACAGTTATCAGGATTTTGCTTAATCAGCCCTAGAAGACTGGTTGGTTGGGTTTGGTTAGTCACTAAACTAGTATATGTCAAATGCTTACCAGGTCTGACAAATTTGTTATAAATTCCACTTTAAATAAATTCTCAATGAAAATGAGATAGAAAGCAAAAACTAAGGACTGGTGAACAATTTCAAAACACTTTATTCTCACAGCATTCTCAGAGTTCTGCTCTCCTTTAGTTATAAAAGAAGCTGTGGTGGCATTGGGGAGATTCAAGTCAGTGAAGAGAGTCTTGGTGTTGTCGTCTGTAAATTAAGAGTTGAgcaaaggccgggtgcggtggctcacacctgtaatcccaacactttgggaggccgaggcgggcagatcacctgaggtcgggagttcaagaccagcctgaccgacatggagaaatccccgtctctacaaaaaatacaaaattagccgagcgtggtggcgcatgcctgtaatcccagctactcgggaggctgaggcaagagaatctcttgaacccgggaggcggaggttgcggtgagctgagatcacgccattgaactgcagcctgggcaacagcctccgtctcaaaaaaaaaaaaaaaaagagttgagttAGACAGTTTCTCAGCCTTTTCCAGCTCCAAATGCTATAATTCTAAGATGGAAGCCTCtggaattattcattcattcagtgccTACCATAAGCCAGGCACTGCTCTTGGTAACTGggatacagcagtaaacaaaatatataaactctTTACCTTCACATAGCTTACATTCTAGGGAGAGAAGACAATaagcaaacataaaatatatattgaattaaaCGGTAGTTAAGAGCAAaggtgaaaatgagaaaaaaggaaagggaacacacgggaaaagaaacaaacataaaaacaaaagtaaaagttaCGACATAGTCTTTCACACCATGCCAAAAGGGGATAAGGATTGAGACTGTAGGTACCCGTTCACTGAACCCTGGGATGCGGATCCTTGGCTAGAACACCTGAGGCGCATGCGCACTGGTGTGTCGTGGCCTGGCGCGCCCCTCCGAAGCGCATGCTCGTGGACTCGCACGTGCACGAGCCTCAAGACCCAAGGTGCGCGCGTCGGCGTCCTAGGCGGTTGGTGTCCGAGAATTGGTTAAGCTGGACTCGAGGTGACTCTGGGGGAAGCACGCGACGAAAAGATGTTGCCGGGGGCTCTTCTAACACCAGAAGGGCCTGATGATGGCTGCGCGCAGCTTTCGGAGCCGGATGCGCGAGGACCCCGGAGGCCCGGCGGCCTGGCGGCAGGGCGGGCCCGGTTTGGGGACAAGGACGGggctggctggggaggggctgggcctggCGGGAAGGCGGCGCTGCCCTGGACGCGGCCCGCGCGGCGCTCCCAGGCCCCTGGGCCCTGGATCCAGGCCAGTGCGTTGCGTCCGTCCCAGGCGCAGGCGTCATCAGGAAATCGTTGGGTTTACATTAATCGGAATACTTGTTAAACGTTTGCCCCTCACTTGCTGCTGGCTGCGAAGTGCATTAGCTTAGAAAGCAGCAGAAGTTCTGCAGTTAGAGCCCTGATTTTCCCGGGTTCGGAAAACCAACCTCACTGCCTACAGGGGGCTCCCCCACGCGGCTTTCACTGATGGAGAAGAGGGGGAGACCTTTAATGGCACTAGAATCTTAgggtttgggttttttaaatgttttttgtttttgtgcttttaCTTGCAGGAAAACTTAAAATCAAATTCAGGCAGCCCCATGCCATCATTATTATTACCACGGTAGTTTATGCCCGTCTGTAAAGAccaaaagaatattaataataatgac
Encoded proteins:
- the ACYP1 gene encoding acylphosphatase-1 isoform X3 yields the protein MAEGDTLLSVDYEIFGKVQGVFFRKYTQAEGKKLGLVGWVQNTDRGTVQGQLQGPISKVRHMQEWLETRGSPKSHIDKANFSNEKVILKLDYSDFQIVK
- the ACYP1 gene encoding acylphosphatase-1 isoform X2, translated to MSYYSCYLLQRNSLVDPPGLSMAEGDTLLSVDYEIFGKVQGVFFRKYTQAEGKKLGLVGWVQNTDRGTVQGQLQGPISKVRHMQEWLETRGSPKSHIDKANFSNEKVILKLDYSDFQIVK